From one Haloferax marinisediminis genomic stretch:
- a CDS encoding ABC transporter substrate-binding protein, with the protein MPDTNKLSRRRFLKATGGAATAAALAGCTGGNGEEETTTESGGQEETTTEQQTEAEDSGNELSGSVFQRILSGTVTTLDPVAATDTSSGIIIQQVFDCLMSYPDGLPTVENELAADYEASEDFTTYTFQLEDATYHDGSAVKAADFAYAWERLAASENSRRAYFILDSIGIEHETDSDGNYVPGSLGVEAASDTELVVNLKEPFHDTLEMLAYTSFAAYPEGIVGDIEGYDGEMEYTEFASKNPIGAGPFEFAFWEKGTAAAVSKNEDYYGDVAQVDNVRWQVIEDDTARYNYAMNENADYFGLPTAQYDPGKVQVDNVDEFGREVGKYGPVRNGKTVNYVGVPTLSIFYVGFNMKKVPKPVRQAFAYVLNQDQMVEEVFKGRGSPAYIFTPPTIYPGGAQAAESKVEADYPYGVAETDIQAAREVMEEAGYGPDNKFEVQWTQYNSGTWEEMAKILRDQLASAHVDMKIEKADFSTLLERGRNGQLEAYTLGWIADWPAADNFLQLLNPPQTNTDQTGPISYVNWTADNGDSYQKATDAYQQVVNNPAPTDEAQAVRDEAYVEIEESNWDDVAMLTIYNRKDETFWYDSVNIEPFGGMGPSRQKLNNVTLNR; encoded by the coding sequence ATGCCAGACACTAACAAACTCTCACGTCGTCGTTTCCTGAAGGCAACGGGTGGGGCCGCAACGGCCGCTGCCCTCGCCGGTTGTACCGGCGGTAACGGCGAAGAAGAGACCACGACCGAATCCGGTGGGCAGGAAGAGACTACGACCGAACAGCAGACCGAAGCCGAAGATTCCGGCAACGAGCTGTCCGGGTCCGTCTTCCAGCGCATCCTCTCCGGGACGGTCACCACGCTCGACCCCGTCGCAGCGACCGACACGTCCTCCGGCATCATCATTCAGCAGGTCTTCGACTGCCTGATGTCCTATCCGGACGGCCTCCCGACGGTCGAGAACGAACTCGCCGCCGACTACGAGGCATCCGAGGACTTCACGACGTACACGTTCCAGCTCGAAGACGCCACCTACCACGACGGTAGCGCTGTCAAGGCTGCTGACTTCGCCTACGCGTGGGAACGTCTCGCCGCGTCCGAGAACAGCCGCCGCGCATACTTCATCCTCGACTCCATCGGAATCGAGCACGAGACCGACAGCGACGGAAACTACGTCCCCGGTTCGCTCGGCGTCGAAGCCGCGAGCGACACCGAACTCGTCGTCAACCTCAAAGAGCCGTTCCACGACACGCTCGAGATGCTCGCGTACACCTCGTTCGCCGCATACCCAGAGGGTATCGTCGGCGACATCGAGGGCTACGACGGCGAGATGGAGTACACCGAGTTCGCCAGCAAGAACCCCATCGGCGCAGGTCCGTTCGAGTTCGCCTTCTGGGAGAAGGGTACCGCCGCAGCCGTCTCCAAGAACGAAGACTACTACGGCGACGTCGCGCAGGTCGACAACGTCCGCTGGCAGGTCATCGAGGACGACACGGCCCGCTACAACTACGCGATGAACGAGAACGCGGACTACTTCGGTCTGCCCACCGCCCAGTACGACCCCGGTAAGGTCCAGGTGGACAACGTCGACGAGTTCGGCCGTGAAGTCGGTAAGTACGGCCCTGTCCGTAACGGTAAGACGGTCAACTACGTCGGTGTCCCGACCCTGTCGATCTTCTACGTTGGTTTCAACATGAAGAAGGTCCCCAAGCCGGTTCGCCAGGCGTTCGCGTACGTCCTGAACCAGGACCAGATGGTCGAAGAAGTGTTCAAGGGTCGCGGTTCCCCGGCATACATCTTCACGCCGCCGACCATCTACCCAGGTGGCGCACAGGCCGCAGAGTCCAAGGTCGAGGCCGACTACCCGTACGGTGTCGCCGAGACTGACATCCAGGCAGCCCGCGAAGTCATGGAAGAGGCTGGCTACGGCCCGGACAACAAGTTCGAGGTCCAGTGGACCCAGTACAACTCCGGCACGTGGGAGGAGATGGCGAAGATCCTGCGCGACCAGCTCGCGTCGGCTCACGTCGACATGAAGATCGAGAAGGCCGACTTCTCGACGCTCCTCGAGCGTGGCCGCAACGGTCAGCTCGAAGCGTACACCCTCGGCTGGATTGCTGACTGGCCAGCAGCGGACAACTTCCTCCAGCTGCTCAACCCGCCGCAAACGAACACGGACCAGACCGGTCCGATCTCGTACGTCAACTGGACGGCCGACAACGGCGATTCCTACCAGAAGGCGACCGACGCCTACCAGCAAGTCGTCAACAACCCTGCACCAACCGACGAAGCGCAGGCAGTTCGTGACGAAGCCTACGTCGAGATCGAGGAATCCAACTGGGACGACGTTGCGATGCTCACGATCTACAACCGGAAGGACGAGACGTTCTGGTACGACTCCGTCAACATCGAACCGTTCGGTGGCATGGGTCCATCCCGCCAGAAGCTGAACAACGTTACCCTCAACCGGTAA
- a CDS encoding ABC transporter permease, translating into MSRWQYFLRRVLMSIPVVIFGTTITFALIRLGPLDPVSAILGTQYNPQAAEQIRQNLGLNQPLWSQYFDFMYRLFTFQLGQSWVIAPGTTAYELIQVYAPRTIWLGFWSVLIALFVGIPLGFYAGLHPNTLSDYVASFGGIVWRAMPNFWLAIMLVTALSQTGQWTNGFFTWQTWIVKTNVVTPPALGFFESPLQQFLEDPGGWMNSFIKATKQIAPAALVLGSASMGNEMRIGRTAVLETINSNYVETARAKGVSGRSLVWKHIFRNALIPLVPIITGEAFLLLGGSVFVETVFAINGLGWLFFNAAINGDLPLIGTLMYIFILILVGTNILQDFLYTVIDPRVGYEG; encoded by the coding sequence ATGAGTCGATGGCAGTACTTCCTTCGCAGGGTACTGATGTCGATTCCTGTCGTCATCTTCGGGACGACGATTACGTTTGCACTCATCCGTCTGGGTCCACTCGACCCCGTTTCAGCAATTTTAGGGACGCAATACAACCCACAGGCTGCTGAGCAAATCCGACAGAACCTCGGATTGAACCAGCCGCTCTGGAGCCAGTACTTCGACTTCATGTACCGGCTGTTCACCTTCCAGCTCGGTCAGTCATGGGTCATCGCACCCGGGACGACGGCGTACGAACTCATTCAGGTGTACGCACCACGGACGATTTGGCTCGGCTTCTGGTCGGTCCTCATCGCCCTGTTCGTCGGTATCCCGCTCGGCTTCTACGCCGGATTGCATCCCAACACGTTATCCGATTACGTCGCGTCGTTCGGCGGAATCGTCTGGCGTGCTATGCCGAACTTCTGGCTGGCAATCATGCTCGTCACAGCCCTCTCACAGACTGGGCAATGGACGAACGGGTTCTTCACCTGGCAAACGTGGATCGTGAAGACGAACGTCGTCACACCGCCAGCACTCGGCTTCTTCGAATCCCCGTTACAGCAGTTCCTCGAGGACCCCGGTGGGTGGATGAACTCGTTCATCAAGGCGACCAAGCAGATTGCACCCGCGGCACTTGTCCTCGGGTCGGCGTCGATGGGTAACGAGATGCGTATCGGCCGGACGGCAGTCCTCGAGACCATCAACTCGAACTACGTCGAGACGGCCCGCGCCAAAGGTGTCTCCGGACGTTCGCTCGTCTGGAAGCACATCTTCCGGAACGCCCTCATCCCGCTCGTCCCCATCATCACGGGTGAGGCGTTCTTGCTTCTCGGTGGGTCCGTCTTCGTCGAGACCGTCTTCGCGATCAACGGCCTCGGGTGGCTGTTCTTCAACGCAGCCATCAACGGCGACTTGCCGCTCATCGGGACGCTGATGTACATCTTCATCCTCATCCTGGTCGGCACGAACATCCTGCAGGACTTCCTGTACACAGTCATCGACCCGCGCGTCGGGTACGAGGGGTGA
- a CDS encoding ABC transporter permease: MSTPTETEIPLRQRVAENPQPALIWAAIGAVLIGVELGAILQVIAAIAGVIINLIPGDPGAAALSSLQESLKTIPTLVSRDFIPNQGYWDGSQWVGTFLGLSPAAAWAVRVVVVYAYAFAVLAWLWNGYKRYRQYYRRVDWTPRDDVVNRFRGHTWGQFGLVITIAFVVMAIFAPALGPTTMEENILQPYDYEVSYWDEETQSVETALVGEANLGSGSQGAGDENVGPMSYDDYGRFHPFGTATNGKDLFTQVVFGARISLTIAVVAMGIAGIIGLSLAMITAYYKGLADLAIVLASDSIQSLPVIMVLILMLVIFQGTWLKDLYDGAVLIILIFSLVYWPFIWRSIRGPAFQVSEQDWIDAAKSFGQTPGQVMRKHMAPYVFSYMLIYASLSLGGIIISVAGLSYLGLGIAPPTPEWGRLIADGQQYVASPSWHISLIPGVLITLVVTGLNAFGDGIRDAIDPQADTGDEAAATGGGA, from the coding sequence GTGAGCACACCAACAGAAACCGAAATTCCGCTTCGACAACGAGTCGCTGAGAATCCCCAACCGGCGTTGATTTGGGCTGCAATCGGTGCGGTCCTCATCGGCGTCGAACTTGGCGCAATCCTTCAAGTCATCGCTGCGATTGCTGGCGTGATTATCAACCTGATCCCGGGCGACCCGGGTGCCGCTGCACTGAGCTCTCTCCAGGAGTCGCTCAAGACCATTCCGACACTCGTCTCGCGTGACTTCATCCCGAACCAGGGGTACTGGGACGGCTCGCAGTGGGTCGGTACCTTCCTCGGTCTCTCACCCGCCGCGGCGTGGGCCGTTCGCGTCGTCGTCGTGTACGCGTACGCCTTCGCAGTCCTCGCATGGCTCTGGAACGGCTACAAGCGATACCGTCAGTACTACCGCCGCGTCGACTGGACGCCGCGTGACGACGTCGTGAACCGATTCCGGGGCCACACCTGGGGACAGTTCGGTCTTGTCATTACTATCGCGTTTGTGGTCATGGCGATTTTCGCCCCGGCACTCGGGCCGACCACCATGGAGGAGAACATCCTCCAGCCGTACGACTACGAAGTGAGCTACTGGGACGAAGAAACCCAGTCCGTCGAGACTGCCCTCGTCGGTGAAGCGAACCTCGGGTCTGGCTCACAGGGCGCCGGTGACGAGAACGTTGGCCCGATGAGCTACGACGACTACGGCAGATTCCATCCGTTCGGCACAGCGACCAACGGGAAGGACTTGTTTACACAGGTGGTGTTCGGGGCGAGGATCTCGCTCACCATCGCCGTAGTCGCAATGGGAATCGCCGGCATCATCGGCCTCTCGCTAGCCATGATAACGGCGTACTACAAGGGGCTCGCTGACCTCGCCATCGTGTTGGCGAGTGACTCGATACAGTCGTTGCCAGTCATCATGGTCCTCATCTTGATGCTCGTCATCTTCCAGGGGACGTGGTTGAAAGACCTGTACGACGGTGCAGTGCTCATCATCCTCATCTTCAGCCTCGTCTACTGGCCGTTCATCTGGCGGTCGATACGTGGTCCAGCGTTCCAGGTCTCCGAGCAGGACTGGATCGACGCCGCGAAGTCGTTCGGCCAGACGCCGGGACAGGTCATGCGCAAACACATGGCTCCGTACGTGTTCAGCTACATGCTCATCTACGCCTCGCTTAGCCTCGGTGGAATTATCATCAGCGTCGCCGGTCTCTCGTATCTCGGACTGGGTATCGCACCACCGACCCCCGAGTGGGGTCGCCTCATCGCTGACGGTCAGCAGTACGTCGCGAGTCCCTCGTGGCACATCTCGTTGATTCCCGGTGTACTCATCACGCTCGTCGTGACGGGTCTCAACGCATTCGGTGACGGTATCCGCGACGCAATCGACCCGCAAGCCGACACCGGTGACGAGGCTGCGGCCACGGGAGGTGGCGCATGA
- a CDS encoding ABC transporter ATP-binding protein yields the protein MSADQTTETRQQGEPILSVENLRTAFYTDKEVIRAVDGISFDIHRGETVGIVGESGSGKSVTARSIMRLVDNPGRIENGRIMYDGEDLLDKNPKQMRAIRGGSIAMVFQDPLTSLNPVYTVGNQIKEALRLHRGMSGSKATREAIELLEAVGIPDAHRRVREYPHQFSGGMRQRAVIAMALACDPELLICDEPTTALDVTIQAQILELLEELQEERDLAIMFITHDMGVIAEIADRVNVMYAGEIVESAPVVELFESPKHPYTQGLLNSIPGQGLEEGGRLSTIEGDVPTPNEKPTYCRFAPRCPKAFAECDTVHPVQVDVGDDSTQHRASCLLYPEDLPKGEAVDVHRSRGANGGDQR from the coding sequence ATGAGCGCCGACCAGACCACGGAGACCCGCCAGCAGGGCGAACCGATTCTGTCGGTCGAAAACCTCCGGACCGCGTTCTACACGGACAAAGAGGTCATCCGCGCCGTCGACGGCATCTCGTTCGACATCCACCGCGGAGAGACGGTCGGTATCGTCGGCGAGTCGGGCTCTGGGAAGTCCGTCACCGCACGGTCTATCATGCGACTCGTCGATAACCCCGGTCGCATCGAGAACGGGCGCATCATGTACGACGGTGAAGACCTGCTCGACAAGAATCCCAAGCAGATGCGGGCGATTCGAGGCGGGAGCATCGCGATGGTGTTCCAAGACCCGCTGACGAGTCTGAACCCGGTCTACACCGTCGGCAACCAAATCAAGGAGGCGCTCCGTCTCCACCGCGGAATGAGCGGGTCGAAGGCGACGAGAGAGGCCATCGAACTGCTCGAAGCAGTCGGTATCCCGGACGCACACCGTCGTGTCCGCGAGTATCCCCACCAGTTCTCCGGTGGCATGCGACAGCGCGCCGTCATCGCGATGGCGCTCGCGTGCGACCCCGAACTGCTCATCTGCGACGAGCCGACGACGGCACTCGACGTGACCATCCAGGCACAGATTCTGGAACTGCTCGAAGAGCTCCAAGAAGAGCGTGACCTCGCGATTATGTTCATCACCCACGACATGGGTGTCATCGCCGAAATCGCAGACCGCGTCAACGTGATGTACGCGGGCGAAATCGTCGAGAGCGCGCCAGTCGTCGAGCTGTTCGAGTCGCCGAAGCACCCCTACACGCAGGGACTGCTCAACTCCATCCCCGGACAGGGACTCGAAGAGGGTGGCCGTCTCTCGACTATCGAAGGCGACGTGCCGACGCCGAACGAGAAACCGACGTACTGCCGGTTCGCACCACGGTGCCCCAAGGCGTTCGCAGAGTGTGACACGGTCCACCCGGTTCAGGTCGACGTCGGCGACGACTCGACCCAGCACCGTGCGTCGTGTCTCCTCTATCCCGAGGACCTCCCGAAAGGAGAGGCAGTCGACGTCCACCGCTCGCGCGGAGCAAACGGAGGTGACCAGCGATGA
- a CDS encoding ABC transporter ATP-binding protein, which translates to MSTTTTEETMSKETQETLLEVNDLKTYYEDGGLLGSNPVKAVDGVSFEIQRGETLGLVGESGCGKSTLGRTLMRLEEATAGEVKLNGTDITTLSGADLKQFRNDVQMVFQDPDSSLNERMTVGEIIREPLDVHEWKTPQERRQRVRELLQTVGLQEEHYYRYPHQFSGGQRQRIGIARALALEPEFIILDEPVSALDVSVQAKILNLLEDLQNEFGLTYLFIAHDLAVVRHICDRVAVMYLGNIMEIGPADEMFEAPANPYTHALLSSIPEPNPTAERDRITLRGTPPSPRDPPAGCPFSTRCPVKIRPEQYTTLDDELWERIEVFREVLRERSRAEPSLSDRVRNLLGRETHQAGMNETLTELFGDLDVPADVMDHLREAADYAENGDENAARTYLREEFGSICDSERPDQLGVGDRGRLSLCHRHDAEYDEPADVFETLIQ; encoded by the coding sequence ATGAGTACCACGACCACTGAAGAGACGATGAGCAAGGAGACCCAAGAGACGCTCCTCGAAGTAAACGACCTCAAGACGTACTACGAGGACGGCGGTCTTCTCGGGTCCAACCCCGTGAAGGCAGTCGACGGCGTATCGTTCGAAATCCAACGCGGTGAGACGCTCGGGCTCGTCGGTGAGTCCGGGTGTGGGAAGTCCACGCTCGGGCGCACGCTGATGCGCCTCGAAGAGGCAACCGCGGGCGAGGTCAAACTCAACGGCACGGACATCACGACGCTGTCGGGTGCCGACCTCAAGCAGTTCCGCAACGACGTGCAGATGGTCTTCCAGGACCCCGATTCGAGCCTCAACGAGCGGATGACCGTCGGTGAAATCATCCGCGAACCGCTCGACGTCCACGAGTGGAAGACGCCGCAAGAACGCCGTCAGCGCGTCCGCGAACTCCTCCAGACCGTCGGTCTGCAGGAAGAACACTACTACCGCTACCCGCACCAGTTCTCCGGTGGCCAGCGCCAGCGTATCGGTATCGCCCGTGCGCTCGCCCTCGAACCCGAGTTCATCATCCTCGACGAACCGGTGTCCGCACTCGACGTGAGTGTCCAGGCAAAGATTCTCAACCTGCTCGAAGACCTCCAAAACGAGTTCGGCCTCACCTACCTCTTCATCGCCCACGACCTCGCGGTCGTCCGTCACATCTGTGACCGCGTCGCGGTGATGTACCTCGGGAACATCATGGAGATTGGCCCAGCCGACGAGATGTTCGAGGCACCGGCCAACCCGTACACCCACGCACTCCTGTCGTCGATTCCGGAGCCGAACCCGACGGCCGAGCGTGACCGCATCACCCTCCGTGGGACGCCGCCGAGTCCGCGTGACCCGCCGGCAGGATGTCCGTTCTCGACGCGCTGCCCGGTCAAGATTCGCCCCGAGCAGTACACCACTCTCGACGACGAACTCTGGGAGCGTATCGAAGTGTTCCGCGAAGTGCTCCGCGAGCGGTCGCGTGCAGAACCGTCGCTGTCTGACCGCGTCCGCAACCTCCTCGGTCGCGAGACCCACCAGGCGGGGATGAACGAGACGCTCACCGAGCTGTTCGGTGACCTCGACGTCCCAGCGGACGTGATGGACCACCTCCGCGAGGCCGCAGACTACGCGGAGAACGGCGACGAAAACGCAGCGCGGACGTACCTCCGCGAGGAGTTCGGGAGCATCTGTGACAGTGAACGCCCCGACCAACTCGGCGTCGGTGACCGTGGCCGCCTGAGCCTCTGTCACCGTCACGACGCAGAATACGACGAACCGGCCGACGTCTTCGAAACACTCATCCAGTAA
- a CDS encoding DUF7555 family protein, giving the protein MEFNPRRLGVKTIDAVVYALVLTGVVFVLTATVSVAAGGGLPGAKWLMFFLGFTMLAYASLKLRPKAAWKGGGDDGGLFSGSDEPIGIEKLVGGLLDRVLPPALRPEPNERPSSGTKLFLAAVCILATSFVMEVVFGINY; this is encoded by the coding sequence ATGGAGTTCAACCCACGCCGACTCGGTGTCAAGACCATCGACGCAGTGGTCTACGCACTCGTTCTCACCGGCGTGGTGTTCGTCCTCACCGCGACCGTGAGCGTCGCCGCTGGCGGTGGCCTTCCCGGTGCGAAGTGGCTCATGTTCTTCCTCGGGTTTACGATGCTCGCGTACGCGTCGCTGAAACTCCGCCCGAAAGCCGCGTGGAAAGGCGGAGGCGACGACGGTGGTCTGTTCTCGGGTAGCGACGAACCAATCGGTATCGAGAAACTCGTCGGTGGACTCCTCGACAGGGTGTTGCCGCCGGCGCTCCGACCCGAACCGAACGAGCGCCCGTCGAGTGGAACGAAACTGTTCCTCGCGGCGGTCTGTATCCTCGCCACGTCGTTCGTCATGGAAGTCGTCTTCGGCATCAACTACTGA
- a CDS encoding DUF7529 family protein, whose product MVESGDEDVPNVERIASEADRRREAWGATLDDMTALADEYEEEGWKTVRIAAGDTGTFGPGDAKGDDEAFGIAYVVPGDKAAEVSELFEASSFPEYEVYRAENDGRVYMVTALLAPDIETVVFVAGAWDLRTALNCATTAVERGRMYTFLQKLDGTLVGVVEHDDPEKFFPNLDAIRRYAPNAGSEETGAEDADDVEADAADDVTDESDA is encoded by the coding sequence ATGGTCGAGTCCGGAGACGAAGACGTACCCAACGTGGAACGTATCGCGAGCGAAGCAGACCGTCGCCGCGAAGCGTGGGGTGCGACCCTCGACGACATGACAGCGTTGGCCGACGAGTACGAAGAAGAGGGGTGGAAGACGGTCCGTATCGCCGCTGGCGACACCGGAACGTTCGGACCCGGTGATGCGAAAGGTGACGACGAAGCGTTCGGTATCGCGTACGTCGTCCCGGGCGACAAGGCAGCGGAAGTCTCCGAACTCTTCGAAGCGTCGTCGTTCCCCGAGTACGAAGTCTACCGTGCCGAGAACGACGGACGCGTCTACATGGTGACCGCGCTGCTCGCACCGGACATCGAGACGGTCGTGTTCGTCGCCGGCGCGTGGGACCTGCGTACCGCACTGAACTGTGCGACGACGGCAGTCGAGCGTGGGCGCATGTACACCTTCCTCCAGAAACTCGACGGGACGCTCGTCGGCGTCGTCGAACACGACGACCCCGAGAAGTTCTTCCCCAACCTCGACGCAATCCGGCGCTACGCACCGAACGCCGGTAGTGAGGAGACGGGAGCAGAAGACGCAGACGACGTCGAAGCCGACGCCGCTGACGACGTCACCGACGAAAGCGACGCGTAA
- a CDS encoding CBS domain-containing protein, translating to MKVADAMTPGEEVVTVSLPGTRDDVLEYLQERGFSSVPVVKETDDGSTYRGLISREDLIKHPDEDQLAVLVREVPTASADDDLEEVAAMMVAEDARRIPVVEDGEIEGIITVTDVVRAIARGDIDGETQVGDLASRNVNTTYIEVPLPVVEREIFYANVPYAVVLDKEASLAGIVTEVDIIEVARVVEGEAGTGDSVANQDDEWMWEGIKAVGNRYIPTRNVEIPAEPVSKFMTDNLETVSTRASAKDAAQMMIREDIEQIPLVSGDELIGIVRDINLLEALYE from the coding sequence ATGAAAGTAGCCGACGCGATGACTCCCGGTGAGGAGGTCGTGACCGTGTCCCTTCCGGGCACCCGCGACGACGTTCTGGAATACCTCCAAGAGCGTGGCTTCTCCTCCGTACCCGTCGTGAAAGAGACCGACGACGGTTCGACGTACCGCGGTCTCATCTCCCGAGAAGACCTCATCAAGCACCCAGACGAGGACCAACTCGCAGTGCTCGTCCGCGAGGTCCCGACCGCGAGCGCCGACGACGACCTCGAAGAAGTAGCCGCGATGATGGTCGCAGAAGACGCACGCCGGATTCCCGTCGTCGAAGACGGCGAAATCGAGGGCATCATCACCGTGACCGACGTCGTCCGTGCCATCGCGCGCGGCGACATCGACGGCGAGACACAGGTCGGTGACCTCGCATCTCGCAACGTCAACACGACGTACATCGAGGTTCCGCTCCCGGTCGTCGAGCGTGAGATTTTCTACGCCAACGTCCCCTACGCCGTCGTCCTCGACAAGGAGGCCTCGCTGGCCGGTATCGTCACCGAAGTCGACATCATCGAAGTCGCTCGCGTCGTCGAAGGCGAAGCGGGTACTGGCGACTCCGTCGCCAATCAGGACGACGAGTGGATGTGGGAGGGCATCAAAGCAGTCGGCAACCGCTACATCCCGACCCGTAACGTCGAGATTCCGGCCGAGCCCGTCTCGAAATTCATGACCGACAACCTCGAAACCGTCTCGACGCGCGCCTCCGCCAAGGACGCCGCACAGATGATGATTCGCGAGGACATCGAGCAGATTCCGCTCGTGAGCGGTGACGAACTCATCGGCATCGTCCGCGACATCAACCTGCTGGAGGCACTGTATGAGTGA
- the glyS gene encoding glycine--tRNA ligase, protein MSEGTESAALAELAKRRGFFFGSSESYGGVGGFYTYGPQGAALKSNVEEAWRDRFAVQEGNLEIEAPTIMPEPVFEASGHLDGFDDMLVECAECGESHRADHLIEDNSALEDAETLSPEEAAEKIADLGLVCPNCGADLAGQSVEEFNLMFETNIGPGSKTPGYLRPETAQGIFVEFPRIKEYARNRLPFGVTQIGRAYRNEISPRKNIVRTREFTQAELEQFVDPERDEPDLSSVEDVEVRLYPATEQQKDDGDYIDITVGEAVEEDIVANGWIGYYLGIAQEWYEHIGVDMERFRFRQHLPGERAHYAADCWDAESEVDGDWIEIAGFAYRGDYDLTKHGEHADDDFTVFQQYDEPKTVERAVVDPDMATLGPEFGAQAADVAEALEALAQRDPDAFDADEVTLDIDGEDVTVDTDVANFAVETQTEAGEHITPHVVEPSFGVDRTVYTLLAHAYETDEVDGEARTFLSLSPTIAPTNVGVFPLVSNVDELVDLADDVAEELRTAGFAVVYDDSGSIGRRYRRQDEVGTPFCVTIDRDGLEGSGANTVTIRERDSGRQVRVPVSDLVETFVGLRAGTTSFDDVLETNEVVKA, encoded by the coding sequence ATGAGTGAGGGCACCGAGTCCGCCGCGCTCGCCGAACTGGCGAAGCGTCGCGGGTTCTTCTTCGGTTCGTCCGAATCCTACGGCGGCGTCGGCGGGTTCTACACCTACGGTCCGCAGGGTGCCGCACTGAAGTCGAACGTCGAAGAGGCGTGGCGTGACCGCTTTGCAGTCCAGGAAGGCAACCTCGAAATTGAGGCGCCGACCATCATGCCGGAGCCCGTCTTCGAGGCGTCTGGTCACCTCGACGGCTTCGACGACATGCTCGTCGAGTGTGCCGAGTGTGGCGAGTCGCACCGCGCAGACCACCTCATCGAAGACAACTCCGCACTGGAAGACGCGGAGACGCTCTCGCCCGAAGAGGCCGCAGAGAAGATTGCAGACCTCGGCCTCGTCTGCCCGAACTGTGGTGCTGACCTCGCCGGCCAGTCGGTCGAAGAGTTCAACCTGATGTTCGAGACGAACATCGGCCCCGGTTCGAAGACGCCCGGCTATCTCCGTCCCGAGACGGCGCAGGGTATCTTCGTCGAGTTCCCGCGCATCAAAGAGTACGCCCGGAACCGCCTCCCGTTCGGCGTAACACAGATTGGCCGCGCCTACCGCAACGAGATTAGCCCGCGCAAGAACATCGTCCGCACCCGCGAGTTCACACAAGCGGAGTTAGAGCAGTTCGTCGACCCCGAGCGCGACGAACCGGACCTCTCGTCGGTCGAAGACGTGGAAGTTCGACTCTACCCCGCCACCGAACAGCAGAAAGACGACGGCGACTACATCGACATCACCGTCGGCGAGGCAGTCGAAGAAGACATCGTCGCAAACGGCTGGATTGGCTACTACCTCGGCATCGCTCAGGAGTGGTACGAACACATCGGCGTGGACATGGAGCGCTTCCGCTTCCGCCAGCACCTCCCCGGTGAACGCGCGCACTACGCCGCCGACTGTTGGGACGCAGAGAGCGAAGTCGACGGTGACTGGATCGAGATTGCTGGCTTCGCCTACCGTGGCGACTACGACCTCACGAAGCACGGCGAACACGCCGACGACGACTTCACCGTCTTCCAGCAGTACGACGAACCCAAGACGGTCGAACGCGCCGTCGTCGACCCCGACATGGCGACGCTCGGCCCCGAATTCGGCGCACAGGCCGCCGACGTGGCGGAGGCGCTCGAAGCGCTCGCCCAGCGCGACCCGGACGCCTTCGACGCCGACGAGGTCACACTCGACATCGACGGCGAGGACGTCACCGTCGACACCGACGTGGCGAACTTCGCAGTCGAGACGCAGACCGAAGCGGGCGAACACATCACGCCGCACGTCGTCGAACCCTCGTTCGGTGTCGACCGCACGGTCTACACACTCCTCGCGCACGCGTACGAGACAGACGAAGTCGACGGCGAAGCACGCACGTTCCTCTCGCTGTCACCCACGATTGCGCCGACGAACGTCGGTGTCTTCCCGCTCGTCAGCAACGTCGACGAACTGGTCGACCTCGCAGACGACGTGGCCGAAGAACTCCGAACCGCTGGCTTTGCGGTCGTCTACGACGACTCCGGCAGCATCGGTCGCCGCTACCGCCGACAGGACGAAGTCGGCACACCGTTCTGTGTCACTATCGACCGAGACGGCCTCGAAGGGTCGGGCGCAAACACGGTGACCATCCGCGAACGCGACTCTGGCCGACAGGTTCGCGTCCCCGTCTCCGACCTCGTCGAGACGTTCGTTGGCCTCCGCGCCGGGACCACCTCGTTCGACGACGTCCTCGAGACGAACGAAGTCGTCAAGGCGTAA